One genomic segment of Canis aureus isolate CA01 chromosome 37, VMU_Caureus_v.1.0, whole genome shotgun sequence includes these proteins:
- the OR10C1 gene encoding olfactory receptor 10C1 yields MSTNSSVVTEFILVGFSHLANLQGWLFTFFLAVYLLTVAGNLLIVLLVSTDSALQSPMYFFLRMLSALEISYTSVTMPLLLHHLLTGQRRIPRSGCALQMFFFLFFGATECCLLAAMAYDRYAAICKPLRYTLLLSPRVCLQLAGLAWACGAMVGLGHTSFIFSLPFCGPNAIPHFFCEIQPILQLVCGDTSLNELQIILAAALIILCPFGLILGSYGHILATIFRMPSVAGRRKAFSTCSSHLLVVSLFYGTAIFIYIRPKASYNPATDPVLSLFYAVVTPILNPIIYSLRNADVKAALRRTFQKMKPADT; encoded by the coding sequence ATGAGCACCAACAGCTCCGTGGTGACCGAGTTCATCCTTGTGGGCTTCTCCCATCTGGCCAACCTGCAGGGCTGGCTCTTCACATTCTTCCTTGCCGTCTATCTGCTCACCGTGGCAGGCAACCTCCTCATAGTGCTGCTGGTCTCCACGGATTCTGCTCTCCAGtcccccatgtacttcttcctgcGCATGCTGTCGGCCCTGGAGATCAGCTACACATCTGTCACCATGCCCCTGTTGCTGCACCACCTCCTCACAGGCCAGCGCCGCATACCTCGCTCAGGCTGTGCTCTCCagatgttctttttccttttcttcggTGCCACAGAGTGTTGCCTCCTGGCTgccatggcctatgaccgctatgcaGCCATCTGCAAACCCCTTCGCTACACACTTCTGCTGAGTCCCCGGGTGTGCCTGCAGCTAGCAGGGCTGGCATGGGCCTGTGGGGCAATGGTGGGCCTGGGCCACACCTCCTTCATCTTCTCCCTGCCCTTCTGTGGCCCCAATGCCATCCCACACTTCTtttgtgagatccagcccatCCTGCAGCTGGTATGTGGAGACACCTCACTCAATGAGCTGCAGATTATCCTAGCTGCTGCCCTCATCATCCTCTGTCCCTTCGGCCTCATCCTGGGCTCCTATGGGCATATCCTGGCCACGATTTTCCGGATGCCGTCTGTTGCTGGCCGCCGCAAGgccttctccacctgctcctcTCACCTGCTGGTGGTCTCCCTCTTCTATGGCACGGCCATCTTCATTTACATCCGCCCTAAGGCCAGTTATAATCCAGCCACTGAccctgtgctgtctctcttctaTGCTGTGGTCACCCCCATCCTTAATCCCATCATATATAGCCTGCGGAATGCGGATGTCAAGGCTGCCCTGAGGCGAACATTCCAGAAAATGAAGCCTGCGGACACTTGA